One window of Robiginitalea biformata HTCC2501 genomic DNA carries:
- a CDS encoding efflux RND transporter permease subunit, whose translation MKEEDHMPNENAPQSPNGHPGKNGLDAPDDPGKNSPRKEGAIGYMARNSIAANLLMIILLAGGIWTMFNIQKEVFPNFQLDFVNVDVAYPGASPAEVEQGILQPVEEAVRGVQGIKEIVSEAREGSGSVTIELVAGSDRMKAFQDIDQAVNRIRTFPDDIEQPEVALQDRQRDVMEIGIYGETDIWTLRQLAERMRTRLLANPNITQVSLNNVPEYMTHVEIPRHNLRQYGLTLGQVADIIRQSSRDVPAGAVETQAGEILLRMQERKQWAEEFGDIAVITSESGAKVTLAEIATIRDGFDEVGFHGQFNGTPSVELEIFRIGDQSPLDIAEAVQAEMDSFQLPPGVNFRIDSNRAEDFRERLSLLTENGLAAIVIVLVILTLFLEARLAFWVMMGMAISFIGGMIFLPMVGVSVNMIAMFGFLVVLGIVVDDAIVVGENVYEYRQRGYSFIQAAILGTKDVSKPVIFSIATTIIAFVPLLFMPGENGMFWQPLPIVVIVILAVSLLEALFILPSHLAHKAKTNKKPTLIKKFTGRLEGWQRQFAKGFDRVIDRYYRPFLDKCLEYRYITLSAALALLLMVGAYGLSDHMGMIMMPEVAADEIEAGIRLPVGTTPDQAAKVANDVTASTQRMFEEHNLYEVAEGIKTNVRGQNFIDVEIVMLPPDQRDITAGEVIALWRDNIGDIDGVDQISFEAERGPGGARQAISIDLSHTDEEVLERASAAFIERMESFSNTRDVTDNYNKGKLQYDFKLLPEGRNLGLTSGDVGRQVRDAFFGSLAMRQLRGMNEIEIRVKLPYEERKDIQNLEDFLIVTPSGVQVPLLDVVSVEEREAFTSINRRDGRRVINVGMDTEPANAVSRVLARMQEEVLPQLRADFPGITWTFEGSQADMRESTASLWNGFGMAMFVIYALLAIAFGSYTQPLIVMTAIPFGIIGAVIGHILLGYDLSIVSLMGVIALSGVVVNDSLIMIDYANKQRRENSVYESIHEAGLRRFRPIMLTTLTTFGGLAPIILERSSQAQYLIPMAISLGFGIVFATSIILVIVPCLYLALEDAKLYFKKGETVERTDVLDDRPDPKPASKQPALADK comes from the coding sequence ATGAAAGAAGAAGACCACATGCCGAACGAAAACGCGCCCCAATCCCCAAACGGCCATCCGGGGAAAAACGGGCTGGACGCACCCGACGACCCGGGAAAAAACAGTCCCCGCAAGGAAGGCGCCATCGGGTACATGGCCCGCAACAGCATCGCGGCCAACCTGCTGATGATCATCTTGCTGGCCGGGGGTATCTGGACGATGTTCAACATCCAGAAAGAGGTATTCCCCAACTTCCAGCTGGACTTTGTAAATGTGGACGTGGCCTACCCGGGCGCTTCCCCGGCCGAGGTGGAACAGGGCATCCTGCAGCCCGTTGAAGAAGCCGTGCGCGGCGTGCAGGGCATCAAAGAAATCGTCTCGGAAGCCCGGGAGGGGTCCGGGAGCGTCACCATCGAACTGGTGGCCGGCTCGGACCGGATGAAGGCTTTCCAGGACATCGACCAGGCCGTGAACCGCATCCGGACCTTCCCGGACGACATCGAACAGCCCGAGGTGGCCCTGCAGGACCGCCAGCGGGACGTGATGGAAATCGGCATCTACGGGGAAACGGATATCTGGACGCTGCGCCAGCTGGCCGAACGCATGCGCACCCGCCTGCTCGCCAACCCGAACATCACCCAGGTATCCCTGAACAACGTGCCGGAATACATGACCCACGTGGAGATCCCCCGCCACAACCTGCGGCAGTATGGGCTCACCCTGGGCCAGGTGGCCGACATCATCCGCCAGAGCAGCCGGGACGTGCCCGCCGGGGCCGTGGAAACACAGGCCGGGGAAATCCTGCTGCGCATGCAGGAACGCAAGCAATGGGCCGAGGAATTCGGGGATATCGCCGTGATCACATCGGAATCCGGGGCCAAGGTGACCCTGGCCGAAATCGCCACCATCCGCGACGGGTTTGACGAGGTGGGCTTCCACGGACAGTTCAACGGCACGCCCTCCGTGGAGCTCGAAATCTTCCGAATTGGAGACCAGAGCCCGCTGGACATCGCCGAGGCCGTACAGGCCGAAATGGATTCCTTCCAGCTGCCCCCGGGGGTGAATTTCCGCATCGACTCCAACCGGGCCGAAGACTTCCGCGAACGCCTATCGCTCCTCACCGAAAACGGGCTGGCCGCCATCGTCATCGTCCTGGTAATCCTCACGCTTTTCCTGGAGGCCCGCCTGGCTTTCTGGGTGATGATGGGGATGGCCATCAGCTTTATCGGGGGGATGATATTCCTGCCCATGGTGGGGGTCAGCGTCAACATGATCGCCATGTTCGGCTTCCTGGTTGTCCTGGGGATTGTGGTAGACGACGCCATCGTGGTGGGGGAAAACGTGTACGAATACCGACAGCGCGGCTACTCGTTTATACAGGCCGCCATCCTGGGGACGAAAGACGTGTCCAAGCCGGTGATCTTCAGTATCGCCACCACTATTATCGCCTTTGTCCCCCTGCTGTTTATGCCGGGGGAAAACGGGATGTTCTGGCAGCCCCTGCCCATTGTGGTGATCGTCATCCTGGCCGTGTCCCTGCTGGAGGCGCTCTTTATATTGCCTTCCCACCTGGCGCACAAGGCGAAAACCAACAAAAAGCCTACGCTCATTAAGAAATTCACCGGGCGGCTCGAAGGCTGGCAACGGCAATTTGCCAAAGGTTTCGACCGGGTGATTGACCGCTACTACCGGCCCTTTCTGGACAAGTGCCTGGAATACCGCTACATTACGCTGTCCGCAGCCCTGGCCCTGCTGCTCATGGTAGGCGCCTACGGCCTGAGCGACCACATGGGGATGATCATGATGCCCGAGGTGGCCGCCGACGAAATCGAGGCCGGGATCCGCCTGCCGGTGGGGACCACCCCGGACCAGGCCGCCAAGGTGGCCAACGACGTGACCGCCTCCACCCAGCGGATGTTTGAGGAGCACAACCTGTACGAGGTAGCCGAGGGGATCAAGACAAACGTGCGGGGGCAGAATTTTATCGACGTGGAAATCGTGATGCTGCCGCCGGACCAGCGGGACATCACCGCCGGGGAGGTCATCGCCCTGTGGCGCGACAATATCGGGGACATCGACGGGGTGGACCAGATTTCCTTTGAGGCCGAACGGGGCCCTGGCGGGGCGCGGCAGGCCATCAGCATCGACCTGAGCCATACGGACGAGGAAGTCCTGGAACGGGCCAGCGCCGCGTTCATTGAGCGAATGGAATCCTTTTCCAACACCCGGGACGTCACCGACAACTACAACAAGGGCAAGCTGCAATACGACTTTAAACTCCTGCCCGAGGGCCGCAACCTGGGGCTCACTTCCGGGGACGTGGGCCGGCAGGTCCGGGACGCGTTTTTCGGCTCCCTGGCCATGCGGCAACTCCGCGGGATGAACGAGATCGAGATCCGGGTGAAACTCCCCTACGAGGAGCGCAAAGACATCCAGAATCTGGAGGACTTCCTGATCGTGACCCCGTCGGGGGTGCAGGTACCCCTGCTGGACGTGGTATCCGTGGAGGAGCGGGAGGCCTTTACCAGCATCAACCGGAGGGACGGCCGGCGCGTGATCAATGTGGGCATGGATACCGAACCGGCCAACGCAGTGAGCCGGGTGCTCGCCCGGATGCAGGAAGAAGTGCTGCCGCAGCTGCGGGCGGATTTCCCGGGCATCACCTGGACCTTTGAAGGCTCCCAGGCAGACATGCGGGAGAGTACCGCCAGCCTCTGGAACGGCTTTGGCATGGCCATGTTTGTCATCTACGCCCTGCTGGCCATCGCCTTTGGCAGCTATACGCAGCCGCTTATTGTGATGACGGCCATCCCCTTCGGGATCATCGGGGCGGTCATCGGCCACATCCTGCTGGGGTACGACCTGTCTATCGTAAGCCTCATGGGGGTGATTGCGCTCTCCGGGGTGGTGGTAAACGACTCGCTCATCATGATTGACTACGCGAACAAACAGCGGCGGGAGAACTCCGTCTACGAATCCATCCACGAGGCCGGCCTGCGCCGCTTCCGCCCCATTATGCTCACCACGCTCACCACCTTCGGCGGGCTGGCGCCCATCATCCTGGAGCGTTCCAGCCAGGCGCAATACCTCATCCCCATGGCCATCTCCCTGGGCTTCGGGATCGTGTTCGCCACGAGCATCATCCTGGTGATCGTGCCCTGCCTCTACCTGGCGCTGGAGGACGCCAAACTCTATTTCAAAAAAGGCGAAACGGTGGAGCGGACGGATGTGCTGGATGACCGGCCGGATCCGAAGCCTGCTTCGAAACAGCCAGCGTTGGCGGACAAATAG
- a CDS encoding serine hydrolase domain-containing protein, translated as MKDRFYLKSCLFLAVLLAGTAPLAGQQVPAGMEASIDSIFSAFDGPNQPGTAVAVWQDGKIAFSKGYGSANVEYGIPVTPDETIFHVASVSKQFTVYAILLLQADGKLSLDDPIRKHIPEVPDFGTPITLRHLASHTSGMRDQWSLLQMAGWRMDDVITVDHILKLVERQKDLNFQPGEEFNYCNTGFTLLAETVARTSGLTFAEFTQERIFEPLGLEHTLFYDDHEKIVPNRAYSYYRENDVLKKAVLSFANAGATSLFTTAEDLVRWADHLNNPPSKKVEAMVAQMDRLAVLNNGETFGGAYGQFISPYKGLKQIQHGGADAGYRSYLGRFPEQDFAVAVVSNYADSGPNRLALQVADLFLKDHIEEQEEGPVPPEPPTIAMDEDALRAFEGYYWFDEQQTYRRIYLKDGYLMYHRAGGSENRIAPIGPNQFKMLDIGVNAVVEFTEENQGRVMTFKDPGGEITRMASFDYVEGDPDLFERYAGTYYSPELDTSYQLVVENGKLMARHNRLPDVPLSLIRGDRFSIGPYSAQFKKNPDGEISAMLVTTGRIRDLVFEKQ; from the coding sequence ATGAAAGACCGATTCTATTTGAAATCCTGCCTGTTCCTGGCCGTACTGCTGGCAGGCACAGCCCCTCTTGCAGGGCAGCAGGTGCCCGCTGGCATGGAAGCTTCCATCGATTCCATTTTCAGTGCTTTTGACGGGCCCAACCAGCCGGGTACTGCTGTGGCGGTGTGGCAGGATGGAAAAATCGCCTTTAGCAAAGGATACGGCAGTGCCAATGTGGAATACGGGATACCTGTGACCCCGGATGAGACCATTTTTCACGTGGCGTCTGTATCCAAGCAATTCACCGTGTATGCCATCCTCCTCCTGCAGGCAGATGGAAAACTTTCGCTGGACGATCCCATCCGCAAGCACATTCCGGAAGTGCCGGATTTTGGCACCCCCATTACACTGCGCCACCTGGCAAGCCATACAAGCGGCATGCGCGACCAATGGTCTTTGTTGCAGATGGCCGGATGGCGAATGGACGATGTAATTACCGTAGACCATATCCTGAAACTGGTGGAACGGCAAAAGGACCTGAATTTTCAACCGGGAGAGGAGTTCAACTATTGCAACACCGGGTTTACGCTACTGGCGGAAACGGTGGCGCGCACCTCGGGTTTAACGTTTGCCGAATTCACCCAGGAGCGCATCTTTGAACCGCTCGGGCTGGAACACACGCTTTTCTATGACGACCACGAAAAAATAGTCCCCAACCGGGCGTACTCGTATTACCGCGAAAACGACGTACTAAAAAAAGCCGTGCTGAGTTTCGCGAATGCCGGGGCTACCAGCCTCTTTACCACGGCCGAAGACCTGGTCCGTTGGGCCGACCACCTCAACAACCCGCCCTCTAAGAAAGTTGAGGCCATGGTAGCACAAATGGATCGCCTGGCCGTACTCAACAACGGCGAAACCTTTGGCGGTGCTTATGGGCAGTTCATCTCGCCGTACAAAGGGTTAAAGCAAATTCAGCACGGGGGAGCGGACGCGGGGTATCGCTCGTATCTCGGCAGGTTCCCGGAGCAGGATTTCGCGGTGGCGGTCGTTTCGAATTACGCGGATTCCGGACCCAACAGGCTGGCACTGCAAGTTGCCGACCTCTTTCTGAAGGACCATATTGAGGAGCAGGAAGAAGGACCGGTTCCCCCGGAACCCCCGACTATTGCCATGGACGAAGACGCGCTGAGAGCTTTTGAAGGGTATTATTGGTTTGATGAACAACAGACCTACCGGCGCATTTATCTGAAGGATGGTTACCTCATGTATCACCGGGCAGGGGGGTCGGAAAACCGGATAGCTCCCATCGGTCCGAACCAATTTAAAATGCTGGATATCGGGGTGAATGCCGTGGTGGAGTTTACCGAGGAAAACCAGGGCAGGGTCATGACTTTTAAGGACCCCGGAGGAGAAATTACGCGTATGGCGTCCTTCGATTACGTGGAAGGCGATCCGGACCTTTTTGAACGCTATGCGGGCACGTATTACAGTCCGGAATTGGACACCTCCTATCAACTCGTCGTGGAAAACGGCAAACTGATGGCCCGGCACAACCGGCTCCCGGACGTGCCCCTTTCCCTAATACGCGGTGACCGCTTCAGCATTGGTCCGTACAGCGCGCAATTCAAAAAGAACCCGGACGGTGAAATCTCCGCAATGCTGGTTACCACGGGACGGATTCGGGACCTGGTTTTTGAGAAGCAGTAG
- a CDS encoding carboxypeptidase-like regulatory domain-containing protein, producing the protein MEKQTDMAFKISIPEPCGENWNEMTPTEKGAFCETCEKEVVDFTSLSDAEIAQKLDAGKKLCGRFRPNQLDRTIVPAAALHQSASRIQWRKHVAALGFTSLLVASCSPEQLTDLKSTRDQEALEVTAEKTVPPPPVLGAPDTTLTPGPGVIDLYLPIGEACENRGEAFVISGTARDYSGQVLPGVYVVNAESGVRTQADSIGKFSISIHESKLKNPGKVWLLFLKELPNTHGVLSTMRTEVVAGEEVYYTIRDTVGEVVPITGDIVINPEVK; encoded by the coding sequence ATGGAAAAACAAACCGATATGGCTTTTAAAATCAGCATCCCTGAACCTTGTGGGGAAAATTGGAATGAGATGACCCCAACCGAAAAAGGTGCCTTCTGCGAAACGTGCGAGAAGGAAGTAGTTGACTTTACCAGTTTGTCCGACGCCGAGATTGCTCAAAAACTCGATGCTGGTAAAAAGCTGTGCGGGAGGTTTCGCCCAAACCAATTAGACAGGACAATTGTTCCGGCTGCTGCTCTTCACCAATCCGCTTCTCGAATCCAATGGCGAAAACATGTCGCCGCACTGGGATTTACTTCCTTGTTGGTTGCTTCTTGCAGCCCGGAGCAACTAACTGACCTCAAATCCACTCGCGATCAGGAAGCTCTCGAAGTCACCGCGGAAAAAACTGTGCCACCCCCGCCTGTGTTGGGTGCGCCGGATACAACCCTAACCCCCGGACCGGGCGTGATTGATTTGTATCTACCTATTGGTGAAGCATGTGAAAATCGAGGCGAAGCGTTTGTCATTTCGGGGACAGCACGAGATTACAGCGGACAGGTGCTCCCCGGGGTCTATGTTGTCAATGCGGAATCCGGCGTACGAACCCAAGCGGATTCAATCGGCAAATTTTCAATCTCCATCCACGAATCCAAATTGAAAAACCCGGGTAAGGTCTGGCTATTATTCCTAAAAGAACTTCCAAATACCCATGGTGTCTTGTCGACAATGCGGACAGAGGTTGTAGCAGGGGAAGAGGTTTATTATACAATCCGTGACACCGTTGGCGAAGTGGTACCAATTACAGGAGATATTGTCATCAATCCGGAAGTGAAATAG
- a CDS encoding DoxX family protein, which translates to MEYLLIGIKIVLFVSIVNVWFFRFNKSTSWRGEGANSMKEEFANYGLTGGLVYVVGAIKVLAATGLLLSIWYPALTLPSATVMAVMMAGAVAMHLKVQDPIRRSFPALLFLVLSGFLIASALGLIAVG; encoded by the coding sequence TTGGAATATCTGCTTATTGGCATCAAGATCGTTCTTTTTGTCAGCATCGTAAACGTCTGGTTTTTCCGCTTCAATAAATCCACCTCCTGGAGGGGCGAAGGGGCCAACAGCATGAAAGAAGAATTTGCCAACTACGGCCTTACCGGCGGGCTGGTCTATGTGGTGGGGGCCATTAAGGTACTCGCCGCTACGGGCCTCTTGCTCTCCATCTGGTATCCGGCCCTCACGCTGCCGTCGGCAACCGTCATGGCGGTGATGATGGCCGGGGCTGTGGCCATGCACCTGAAGGTGCAGGATCCCATCAGGCGCTCCTTTCCCGCCCTGCTCTTTTTAGTGCTCTCCGGGTTTCTCATTGCCAGCGCCCTCGGTTTGATTGCCGTTGGATAA
- a CDS encoding DUF6544 family protein has protein sequence MKYVFGLLLLIHGLIHLMGFARAFRLATIEQFTREITKPVGLLWLVSGLLFLVVTALFLMKREAWPLVAIIAVVLSQILILFYWQDARFGTIANVIIAGVAISSFVAIAFANTYQRDVRASSSAAPVETRIIREEDLDHLPAPVQKYLRYVGVVGKTRVQDFRIVFEGDMRGRDQDWFPFTSEQFNFIPSPTRLFFMKARVKGLPAAGYHRYKNGNASMRVKVLSLFPVVHIDDPALYATETVTFFNDLCLFAPAGLIDRRITWEPIDPQTARATFTTRGTSISAELYFNDQGQLVNFYSEDRIAIDEMKTFPFSTPVKDYQKINGLNLPTYGEAVWHYPDGALVYGKFRLQSVDYNQSGGSDSPR, from the coding sequence ATGAAATACGTTTTCGGCCTCTTGCTATTGATCCACGGGCTCATCCACCTGATGGGGTTTGCCCGGGCGTTCCGTTTGGCCACCATCGAACAGTTTACCCGGGAAATTACCAAACCCGTGGGGTTGCTTTGGCTGGTGTCGGGACTTCTGTTCCTGGTGGTGACGGCGCTATTCCTTATGAAAAGAGAAGCCTGGCCCCTGGTGGCGATAATCGCAGTGGTGCTGTCGCAAATCCTGATCCTGTTCTATTGGCAGGACGCCAGGTTCGGCACCATTGCGAATGTCATTATTGCGGGGGTGGCCATATCCAGTTTTGTTGCCATAGCATTTGCCAACACGTATCAGCGGGATGTGCGTGCGTCTTCCAGCGCCGCGCCGGTTGAAACCCGGATTATCCGGGAAGAAGACCTGGACCACCTGCCCGCGCCCGTGCAGAAGTATCTGCGATATGTGGGGGTCGTTGGGAAAACCAGGGTGCAGGACTTCCGGATTGTATTCGAAGGGGATATGCGGGGCCGGGACCAGGATTGGTTCCCATTTACCTCCGAACAATTCAATTTTATTCCATCCCCCACCCGCCTGTTTTTTATGAAGGCCCGGGTAAAGGGGCTGCCTGCCGCCGGCTACCACCGCTACAAAAACGGGAATGCCAGTATGCGCGTAAAAGTATTGTCGCTCTTTCCGGTGGTACACATCGATGACCCGGCCCTCTACGCCACGGAAACCGTGACGTTTTTCAACGACCTCTGCCTCTTTGCGCCGGCGGGCCTCATCGACCGGCGCATCACCTGGGAGCCCATCGACCCCCAAACCGCCCGGGCCACTTTTACCACCCGGGGCACCAGCATTTCAGCCGAGCTGTATTTCAATGACCAGGGCCAGTTGGTCAACTTTTATTCGGAAGACCGAATTGCCATTGACGAGATGAAAACCTTTCCATTTTCAACCCCGGTGAAAGACTACCAAAAGATCAATGGCCTGAACCTCCCCACCTATGGGGAAGCGGTGTGGCATTATCCGGACGGTGCGTTGGTATACGGGAAGTTCCGGTTGCAGAGCGTGGACTACAACCAGAGTGGGGGCAGCGATTCGCCCAGGTAG
- a CDS encoding M23 family metallopeptidase codes for MERFLYIFIHVGLPLLVLVALLRIRPKSRLALLGNKAFYLLLLTFIYLWGQWPLGASLYFKYVVLAILLLCLWKFFRAWPAGASRNSRPTPSSGQTGLSQQTRISGMEGLWPRGVWRWIRTGFVLLLAGLLAYPVYQLVAGRSYPEEPVQLTFPLRDGHYYIASGGSNQIINNHHRASTPSQQYALDINKLGKMGMATTSLWATENSAHAIFGEAVYAPCKGRVLEVKGGVPDNQGASMDVSPEDGMGNFVVLDCDGTIVHLVHLQQNSVAVATGQRVLTGDLLGRVGNSGFSQEPHLHFQAARYQADSTLVGVPMEFGGRTPVRGDVVQLP; via the coding sequence ATGGAACGCTTCCTCTATATTTTTATCCATGTGGGCCTGCCCCTGCTGGTGTTGGTTGCCCTGCTGCGGATCCGCCCGAAATCCCGTCTGGCCCTGCTGGGCAACAAGGCGTTTTACCTGTTGCTGCTCACCTTTATCTATCTCTGGGGGCAGTGGCCGCTGGGGGCGAGCCTGTATTTTAAGTATGTGGTGCTGGCGATTTTGCTGCTCTGCCTCTGGAAATTCTTCCGGGCTTGGCCGGCGGGTGCTTCGCGGAATTCCCGGCCGACTCCCTCGTCTGGCCAAACCGGGCTATCCCAGCAAACCCGAATTTCCGGCATGGAAGGTTTGTGGCCCCGGGGAGTTTGGCGATGGATCCGGACGGGGTTTGTCCTGCTATTGGCGGGGCTGCTCGCCTACCCGGTGTATCAACTGGTGGCCGGCCGCTCCTATCCGGAAGAGCCCGTTCAACTCACCTTCCCCCTGCGGGACGGGCACTATTATATCGCCTCCGGGGGTTCGAACCAGATAATCAACAACCACCACCGGGCCAGCACCCCCTCCCAGCAATATGCACTAGACATCAACAAGCTCGGGAAAATGGGCATGGCCACCACGTCACTGTGGGCCACAGAAAATTCGGCCCACGCCATCTTTGGGGAAGCCGTTTACGCCCCCTGCAAGGGCCGGGTGCTGGAGGTGAAAGGCGGTGTCCCCGACAACCAGGGCGCCAGCATGGACGTGTCCCCGGAAGACGGTATGGGGAATTTTGTGGTCCTGGATTGCGACGGGACCATCGTCCACCTGGTGCACCTGCAGCAGAACAGCGTGGCGGTTGCGACCGGCCAGCGCGTTTTGACCGGTGATCTGTTGGGCCGCGTAGGCAACTCCGGCTTTTCCCAGGAGCCCCACCTGCATTTTCAGGCGGCCCGCTACCAGGCGGATTCTACGCTTGTGGGGGTGCCGATGGAGTTTGGGGGGCGGACTCCCGTACGGGGCGATGTGGTGCAATTGCCGTAA
- a CDS encoding 3-oxoacyl-ACP synthase III family protein, giving the protein MTQRTCNVITGTGSYIPPGKVRNEDFLEHTFVDPEGKKLAKANREIIDKFLEITTIGERRYVADDLKTSDIAFRAAEAALEAAGTDREALDYIIVAHNFGDVTSRGGHSDMVPSLAARVKHKLGIKNPDTVAYDMIFGCPGWLESLIQAHYYLSSGDAKRALVIGADTLSRISDPHDRDSLIYSDGAGAVILEARPCEKPQGVLAHKTRSDTLTHSGMLYMGPSYQCGGKDSSKDGDKDGSKAGEALYLKMHGRKLYQYALETVPGAIRACLEKSGVAIEEVKKILIHQANGKMDDAILERLYESYGMDTPPEGVMPMTISWLGNSSVATIPTLLDLLLKGHLESHELNAGDVVIFASVGAGMNVNAMVYRM; this is encoded by the coding sequence ATGACTCAACGCACTTGTAATGTGATCACCGGAACGGGATCGTATATCCCGCCGGGGAAAGTCCGGAACGAAGATTTCCTGGAGCACACCTTTGTGGATCCGGAAGGAAAGAAGCTGGCGAAGGCCAACCGGGAAATCATCGACAAGTTTTTGGAGATCACCACCATTGGGGAAAGGCGGTATGTAGCCGACGACCTGAAGACCTCGGACATCGCTTTTCGGGCGGCGGAGGCGGCGCTGGAGGCGGCCGGTACGGATCGGGAAGCATTGGATTACATCATCGTGGCCCACAACTTTGGGGATGTCACCTCCCGCGGCGGGCATTCGGACATGGTCCCCAGCCTGGCGGCGCGGGTCAAACATAAACTCGGGATCAAAAACCCGGACACGGTGGCCTACGACATGATTTTTGGCTGCCCGGGCTGGCTGGAAAGCCTCATCCAGGCCCATTATTACCTGAGCTCCGGGGACGCAAAACGCGCCCTGGTGATCGGCGCGGATACGCTCTCGAGGATTTCCGACCCCCACGACCGGGACAGCCTCATCTACTCAGACGGGGCGGGAGCGGTGATCCTGGAGGCCAGGCCCTGCGAGAAGCCCCAAGGGGTCCTGGCACACAAGACCCGCTCGGATACCCTGACCCATTCCGGGATGTTATACATGGGCCCCTCGTATCAGTGTGGCGGGAAGGACAGCAGCAAGGACGGCGACAAGGATGGCAGCAAGGCAGGAGAGGCATTGTATCTCAAGATGCACGGCCGGAAGCTCTACCAGTATGCGCTGGAAACCGTCCCCGGCGCCATCCGGGCCTGCCTGGAGAAAAGCGGCGTCGCTATCGAAGAGGTCAAGAAAATCCTGATCCACCAGGCAAACGGTAAAATGGACGATGCCATTCTCGAGCGGTTGTACGAAAGCTACGGCATGGATACCCCGCCGGAAGGGGTGATGCCCATGACCATCTCCTGGCTCGGGAATTCCTCTGTGGCCACCATCCCCACCTTATTGGACCTCCTGCTGAAGGGACACCTGGAATCCCATGAATTAAATGCGGGGGATGTCGTCATCTTCGCCTCCGTGGGGGCCGGGATGAATGTCAATGCAATGGTGTACCGGATGTGA
- a CDS encoding M23 family metallopeptidase yields the protein MERFLFIFIHVGLPLLVLAALLRIRPKSRLALLGNTALYVLLLAFIYLWGQWPLGASLYYKYVVLAILLLCLWRFFRAWPALGSGNNRPTPAPGQTGRYQQTRTSNQALWWSQGAWRWIRTVAALLLAGLLAYPVYQLVAGRTYPDAAVPLTFPLRDGRYYIASGGSNVWINNHHRASTPAQRYALDINKLEKWGMATQSLWATENSAHAIFGAPVYAPCKGRVLEVKSHVPDNRCTSMDVAPEDGMGNYVVLDCDGTIIHLVHLQHNRVAVAPGQRVLTGDRLGSVGNSGFSQEPHLHFQAARYQADFTLVGVPMEFEGRGLVRGDVEVKE from the coding sequence ATGGAACGCTTCCTCTTTATTTTTATCCATGTGGGCCTGCCCCTGCTGGTGTTGGCCGCCCTGCTGCGTATCCGCCCGAAATCCCGCCTGGCCCTGCTGGGCAACACGGCCCTGTACGTGCTGCTGCTCGCCTTTATTTACCTCTGGGGCCAGTGGCCGCTGGGGGCAAGCCTGTATTATAAATATGTGGTGCTGGCGATTTTGCTGCTCTGCCTGTGGAGGTTCTTCCGGGCCTGGCCGGCGCTTGGTTCCGGGAATAACCGGCCAACTCCTGCGCCTGGCCAAACCGGGCGATACCAGCAAACACGCACCTCCAACCAAGCCCTTTGGTGGTCCCAAGGCGCCTGGCGGTGGATCCGGACGGTGGCCGCCCTGCTGCTGGCCGGGCTACTCGCCTACCCGGTGTATCAACTGGTGGCGGGCCGCACCTACCCGGATGCGGCCGTGCCCCTTACCTTCCCCTTGCGCGATGGGCGCTACTACATCGCCTCTGGGGGCTCCAATGTCTGGATCAACAACCACCACCGGGCCAGTACGCCCGCCCAGCGATACGCCCTGGATATCAACAAGCTCGAGAAATGGGGGATGGCCACCCAATCGCTTTGGGCCACGGAAAACTCCGCGCATGCCATCTTCGGGGCACCCGTTTACGCCCCCTGCAAGGGCCGGGTGCTGGAGGTAAAAAGCCACGTCCCTGATAACCGGTGCACGAGCATGGACGTGGCCCCGGAGGACGGGATGGGCAATTATGTGGTGCTCGATTGCGACGGGACCATCATCCACCTGGTACACCTGCAACACAACCGCGTGGCGGTTGCCCCCGGCCAGCGCGTACTCACCGGCGACCGGTTAGGCAGCGTGGGCAATTCCGGCTTCTCCCAGGAGCCCCACCTGCATTTCCAGGCTGCCCGCTACCAGGCAGATTTCACCCTTGTGGGCGTGCCGATGGAGTTTGAAGGAAGGGGGTTGGTGAGGGGGGATGTAGAGGTAAAGGAATAA